The DNA window CCAATTCTCTAAAGTATTTCTTAACTGAGAGAGGTTACCTGAAAGGGCTTTTGAGTAAATGGCTAGTTGTAACCAGCCATTCAGAATATCTTCGTTTGGATTGGTTGTGAGTGACGTTAGCTCAGATTCTGAGTAGCTACCAAAGTTCATCCAGATACGGCTGGAGATTTCATCTTGCTCTTCAGGAGAAGCATACTGGCTTAATGACACCAGTTCTCGATTGGCTTCAAAGGGCTGGTTAAGGCTTTGGTAGGCATCTGCACGAAGTGCATAATAATCTTTCCACTGATCGTTTGGCAGTTGCCACCATGATTTAAAGTTGAGTGCCTGGAGTAACTGCGAGTAGTTCCCTTGCTTTTGCTCAATGGTTCCACGTGCGAGTTGCCACTCTGCCTGCTGTACTTCAGACAGTTGCTGGCGAGAAAGACGTGTGATTAGCTGGTTCGCCTGATCAAACTGATTCGCTTGAATTGCGGCTTTAGTTGCCATGATCAACCAGTCGTTTTGTATACTGCCTTCCGTGCTGTCAGCCTGGATCATGTACTGCTGTACCGACTGGGTTGGCTCAAGTGTTACATCGACTACATCTGGTTGTCTCGGGCCTGAAGAACAGGCGGCGAGTGTAATTGCTAGTGCAACAGGAGTAAGTATGCGTGGTACACTGAGTCTCTTATGGTTAATCATTGCCGTGAGTTCTCTATAAAATTTTGTACAAAATTGTCTTTATATTAATCGTTGAAGTGATGGTAAACAAATGACAGATAAAAATAATTTGCCGAATGATGGGCCAACTCTCTATATCGTACCGACTCCAATCGGAAATTTGGCAGATATCACCCAACGTGCTATCGAAGTTCTGTCGAATGTAGACATCATTGCCGCAGAGGATACTCGACATACGGGTAAGCTACTGTCGCACTTCAATATTCAAACCAAAACCTTTGCCTTGCATGACCACAACGAGCAGCAAAAAGCTCAGGTTTTGGTGGAAAAACTACTTTCAGGTCAGTCCATCGCTTTGGTTTCAGACGCTGGTACACCGTTAATCAGTGACCCAGGATACCATTTGGTAACAAAATGTCGTCAAGCGGGCGTAAGAGTTGTGCCTCTTCCTGGTGCGTGTGCGGTAATCACTGCGTTAAGTGCTTCCGGCCTGCCATCTGACCGCTTCAGTTTCGAGGGCTTTTTACCGCCGAAAAGCAAAGGGCGCAAAGATAAGTTCTTAGAAATTGCCTCGGTCGAGCGCACCTGTATCTTCTATGAATCCCCACACCGCATTTTGGACTCTCTAAAAGATATGTTAGACGTTCTTGGTCCGGAACGAGAAGTCGTTTTGGCGCGTGAGCTCACTAAAACCTTTGAAACTATTCAGGGTATGCCTCTTGGTGATCTTATCGACTGGGTGAAAAGTGACGATAACCAACAGCGTGGTGAAATGGTGTTGCTTGTTCATGGACACCGTGAGACTGCAGACGATGCACTGCCGGATGACGCTCTGCGAACGTTAGGAATACTGACTAAAGAGTTGCCACTTAAAAAAGCAGCGGCACTGGTGGCGGAAATTCATAATCTTAAAAAGAATGCACTGTACAAGTGGGGCTTAGAAAACTTGGACTAACAACCAGAACTGTTGTGTAGTTAACTATGTTATGGGCTGATGATATTCATCAGCCCTTTGTTTTTTGCAGGTTTTGACGCAATGTAAAATGTCACTTGAGCAAAAAGGCACCAATTGATGCATTCCTTTCATCATATGTGTGATCTCACTAGACTCTGGGTCGAGAACTCTATACAATCCGCCCTCGGAGTTGACTGGGTAGTCGCTGCTTTGTTGATGTCCTTCGGGAGACTGACAAAGGGGAGGAAAGTCCGGGCTCCATAGAGCAGGGTGCCAGGTAACGCCTGGGGGGCGCAAGCCTACGACAAGTGCAGCAGAGAGAAGACCGCCGATGGCCCCTATTTTCGAATAGTGGTGCACAGGTAAGGGTGAAAGGGTGCGGTAAGAGCGCACCGGACGACTAGCAATAGTTCGTTGCAGGGTAAACTCCACCCGGAGCAAGACCAAATAGGCCTCCACATTGCGTTGCTCGCGTAAGGAGGCGGGTAGGTTGCTTGAGCCAGTGAGTGATTGCTGGCCTAGACGAATGGCTACCGCCGCGCAAGCGGAACAGAACCCGGCTTATGTGTCGACTCCAACTATTCGAGACCCATCATTACTTCATAGTAATGATGGGTTTTTTGCATTTTATTGACTCAGACTACGTCATTACCCATAAACTTGGTATTAAGTCACGTCTAACCCGAGACTTGTGGTGGCGATGATGTGGGAAATCAGTACACTAGGGAATGTTGTTCACTCGCTGAGTTTATCAGCGTAAGTGCTCAACAGGACCTTAAAACCGCTTCAAGATTATTCAACGAGAAAGCTATGACCGAAACCTTCCAGCATATTTCCGTGTTATTAAATGAATCCATTGATGGGCTAGCTATTAAGCCAGACGGTATTTACATTGATGGGACATTTGGCCGAGGCGGTCACAGCCGTACGATTTTGTCTAAGCTAGGCGAAAACGGCAAACTTTATAGTATTGACCGCGATCCGCAGGCTATCGCGGAAGCAGGCAACATCGACGATCCTCGTTTTACCATCATTCACGGACCATTCTCCGGTATGGCACAATATGCCGAGGAGTATGGCCTGGTAGGTAAAGTGGATGGCGTCCTGCTCGATCTTGGTGTTTCTTCTCCTCAGCTGGATGATGCTGAGCGTGGTTTCAGCTTTATGAAAGATGGCCCATTGGATATGCGGATGGATCCGACATCTGGTATTCCGGTGTCACAGTGGTTGGTGGAAGCGGATCTGGACGACATCACTTGGGTTATCCGTGAGTTTGGTGAAGACAAACACGCGCGCCGTATTGCTCGTGCAATTGTTGATTATCGTGAAAATGAAGAAAATGAGCCACTTACTCGCACAGGTCAGTTAGCTAAATTGATCTCAGAAGCTGCGCCTAAGAGTTTTAAAGAGAAGAAACACCCTGCGACTCGCGCATTTCAGGCTTTTCGTATTTACATCAACAGTGAATTAGAAGAGATTGATACAGCACTTAAAGGTGCCGCGAGTATCCTTGCTCCTGAAGGACGTTTGTCGGTTATCAGCTTCCACTCTCTG is part of the Vibrio sp. B1FLJ16 genome and encodes:
- the rsmI gene encoding 16S rRNA (cytidine(1402)-2'-O)-methyltransferase, with translation MTDKNNLPNDGPTLYIVPTPIGNLADITQRAIEVLSNVDIIAAEDTRHTGKLLSHFNIQTKTFALHDHNEQQKAQVLVEKLLSGQSIALVSDAGTPLISDPGYHLVTKCRQAGVRVVPLPGACAVITALSASGLPSDRFSFEGFLPPKSKGRKDKFLEIASVERTCIFYESPHRILDSLKDMLDVLGPEREVVLARELTKTFETIQGMPLGDLIDWVKSDDNQQRGEMVLLVHGHRETADDALPDDALRTLGILTKELPLKKAAALVAEIHNLKKNALYKWGLENLD
- the rsmH gene encoding 16S rRNA (cytosine(1402)-N(4))-methyltransferase RsmH, with translation MTETFQHISVLLNESIDGLAIKPDGIYIDGTFGRGGHSRTILSKLGENGKLYSIDRDPQAIAEAGNIDDPRFTIIHGPFSGMAQYAEEYGLVGKVDGVLLDLGVSSPQLDDAERGFSFMKDGPLDMRMDPTSGIPVSQWLVEADLDDITWVIREFGEDKHARRIARAIVDYRENEENEPLTRTGQLAKLISEAAPKSFKEKKHPATRAFQAFRIYINSELEEIDTALKGAASILAPEGRLSVISFHSLEDRMVKRFIRKESKGPEVPHGIPLTEAQIKELGSANMKAVGKAIKPTKQEIDMNPRSRSSVLRVAEKL